The segment GGCAATCCTTTGTAAAACAGCCTCGGTATTTTGAAGCGCGTCATGGTCCCAAAACCGGAGAACGCGATATCCGAGGGTCGACAAAAATTGGGTCCTCGCAAGATCCTTGTCCGCCTGCTCAAGATGCTGACTTCCATCTAGTTTGATAACCAGCTGTTTTTCAAGGCAGCAAAAATCAACGATGTACACACCGATAGGCTGCTGACGCCGGAACTTCGCGCCACAAATCTGTCTTGCACGCAGTCGGGTCCAAAGATGCCGTTCGGAATCAGTCTGATCGCGGCGCAAACGGCGAGCAAGCGCCCGACTTCTTGAAACGTTATTGATCATTTCCTGCTCTCACCCTCACCCTTCCCTCTCCCTCTGGGAGAGGGTGTAGAACAGAAATCAGAGACCGTGATTCCGACTACCAGTATCTGCTTCGATACGTGTCGATCTGCAGATCGCTCGGTTCGCTGCTCAAGAACTCGCCGAGCACCCGGTTGAAAATATCCGGCTGCTCGAATTGCGGCCAGTGCGCCGCCTTGTCCACCAGGACAAAACGCGAGCCGGGCACCGCCTGGTGCACCTTTTCCGCCACCGGCCACGGACAGGTCGGATTGTGCGTCGTCCAGAAAAAGAGGATCGGCGCTTTCAGCTTCGGAATCTTCTCGATCAGACCATAATGTTTCCGGTCGCCGCCTTGCGCCACACGCTCGATGAACTCCGGCTGGCTGTAGATCTTGAGCCGGATCGCCACCAATTCGTCCGGCAGAATTTTAGGATCGTGAAACAGCCACTCCATGCGCTTGCGGATGGTTTCCATCGTGGTCTTTTCCACTACGTCCTTGGTGAGCTCGCGCAGCCGGCTCTGCCCGGTGAGATAACCGTGCTCGTTGGATGGAATGCCGCCCACGATCAACCCCAGTTTCATCACCCGCTCGGGATGCTCGTGCGCGGTGTAGACCGATATCTGACCGCCCTGAGACTCACCCACGAGATGGGCTTTTCGAATCCCGGCCGCGTCCATCAAATCCAACAGGTGTTTGGAGAAGGCCTCGAGATTATAAGTCAGCTTCGGCTTGTCGGTGTAGCCGTGGCCGAGAT is part of the Candidatus Binatia bacterium genome and harbors:
- a CDS encoding DUF559 domain-containing protein, translated to MINNVSRSRALARRLRRDQTDSERHLWTRLRARQICGAKFRRQQPIGVYIVDFCCLEKQLVIKLDGSQHLEQADKDLARTQFLSTLGYRVLRFWDHDALQNTEAVLQRIAEVLEEPSPLPSPVKRERVIKSHSKRTQLRRN
- a CDS encoding alpha/beta hydrolase, producing MSFIQELEAFKPLEKYYTAGAVRTRCFEKGSGEPVILLHGGGGHAETWIRNLIPLSEHFRVLAIDYLGHGYTDKPKLTYNLEAFSKHLLDLMDAAGIRKAHLVGESQGGQISVYTAHEHPERVMKLGLIVGGIPSNEHGYLTGQSRLRELTKDVVEKTTMETIRKRMEWLFHDPKILPDELVAIRLKIYSQPEFIERVAQGGDRKHYGLIEKIPKLKAPILFFWTTHNPTCPWPVAEKVHQAVPGSRFVLVDKAAHWPQFEQPDIFNRVLGEFLSSEPSDLQIDTYRSRYW